A window of the Thermoleophilia bacterium SCSIO 60948 genome harbors these coding sequences:
- a CDS encoding cytochrome c oxidase subunit I encodes MELFQTEQTGYPHLVVPGITAPLGFLVGIGCFDYWFRWAAGKPTLPEDHSQHGAKTWKDYFRFNTDHKVIGIQYIVTTMFFFLVGGLLAMLIRAELAEPGTQLVDANLYNGLFSSHAALMIFTFIIPVFAGIANYVLPLMIGAPDMAFPRLNALSFWMLPMAGLLFMVSFIVPGGAFDAGWTGYAPLSTGAPLGQSFFNLGVQFAGASSIATALNFLVTIITMRAPGMTFWRMPLLVWANLSTSLLVVAATPFIAGAQFMVLLDRVLGTNFFQAALGGDVLSYQHIFWFYSHPAVYIMILPGFGIISEVISTHARKPIFGYRLMALALIGIVVLSYTVWAHHMFVSGMFSWLRVPMMITTLLIAVPTGIKVFSWLGTLFYGVIHTKSTAMLFSIGFLVTFVIGGISGVMLGMVPIDIHVSDTYFIVAHIHFVLFGGSVFTVFAGLYHWFPKMTGRMYDERLGRVHFYLTLVGMLGTFVPMHWIGMQGMPRRVADYAVQFSSWNLVITIASFLLGLAQLVFLYNMYVSWRYGPKAAANPWRAKTIEWQVSSPPPVFNFPDIPRVVGGPYEFGVPGARHVIMPGEEAEVARPAPARAEAESGGQAPAGAQ; translated from the coding sequence ATGGAGCTCTTCCAGACCGAGCAGACCGGCTACCCGCACCTCGTCGTGCCGGGGATCACCGCTCCGCTCGGCTTCCTCGTCGGGATCGGCTGCTTCGACTACTGGTTCCGCTGGGCCGCCGGCAAGCCGACGCTGCCCGAGGACCACTCACAGCACGGCGCGAAGACCTGGAAGGACTACTTCCGCTTCAACACCGATCACAAGGTGATCGGTATCCAGTACATCGTCACGACGATGTTCTTCTTCCTGGTCGGCGGTCTCCTGGCCATGCTGATCCGGGCCGAGCTCGCCGAGCCGGGCACCCAGCTCGTCGACGCGAACCTGTACAACGGCCTCTTCAGCTCCCACGCGGCGCTGATGATCTTCACCTTCATCATCCCGGTCTTCGCCGGGATCGCGAACTACGTCCTGCCGCTGATGATCGGCGCGCCGGACATGGCGTTCCCGCGCCTCAACGCGCTGTCGTTCTGGATGCTGCCGATGGCCGGCCTGCTGTTCATGGTCAGCTTCATCGTGCCCGGCGGCGCCTTCGATGCCGGCTGGACGGGCTACGCGCCGCTGTCCACCGGCGCCCCGCTCGGGCAATCGTTCTTCAACCTCGGCGTCCAGTTCGCAGGGGCGTCATCGATCGCCACGGCGCTGAACTTCCTCGTCACGATCATCACGATGCGGGCGCCGGGGATGACGTTCTGGCGCATGCCGCTGCTCGTCTGGGCGAACCTCTCGACCTCTTTGCTGGTCGTCGCCGCGACACCGTTCATCGCTGGCGCCCAGTTCATGGTCCTGCTCGACCGCGTCCTCGGCACGAACTTCTTCCAGGCCGCGCTCGGTGGTGACGTACTGAGCTATCAGCACATCTTCTGGTTCTACTCGCACCCGGCTGTCTACATCATGATCCTGCCGGGCTTCGGGATCATCTCCGAGGTCATATCGACCCACGCGCGGAAGCCAATCTTCGGCTACCGATTGATGGCGCTCGCGCTGATCGGGATCGTCGTCCTGTCCTACACCGTCTGGGCCCACCACATGTTCGTCTCGGGCATGTTCAGCTGGCTGCGCGTGCCGATGATGATCACGACGCTGCTGATCGCGGTGCCGACCGGCATCAAGGTGTTCTCCTGGCTCGGAACGCTCTTCTACGGGGTGATCCACACCAAATCGACGGCGATGCTGTTCTCGATCGGGTTCCTGGTGACGTTCGTGATCGGCGGGATCTCGGGGGTGATGCTCGGCATGGTGCCGATCGACATCCACGTCTCCGACACCTACTTCATCGTCGCCCACATCCACTTCGTGCTGTTCGGCGGATCCGTGTTCACGGTCTTCGCCGGGCTGTACCACTGGTTCCCGAAGATGACTGGGCGGATGTACGACGAGCGGCTCGGCCGCGTGCATTTCTACCTTACGCTGGTCGGCATGCTCGGCACCTTCGTACCGATGCACTGGATCGGCATGCAGGGCATGCCACGTCGGGTCGCCGACTACGCCGTCCAGTTCTCGAGCTGGAACCTCGTGATCACGATCGCCTCGTTCCTGCTCGGTCTCGCCCAGCTGGTCTTCCTCTACAACATGTACGTCTCGTGGCGCTACGGCCCGAAGGCCGCCGCCAACCCGTGGCGCGCGAAGACGATCGAGTGGCAGGTCTCCTCGCCGCCGCCGGTCTTCAACTTTCCCGACATCCCGCGTGTCGTCGGCGGCCCTTACGAGTTCGGCGTGCCCGGCGCCCGTCACGTGATCATGCCCGGCGAGGAGGCCGAGGTCGCACGACCGGCCCCTGCCAGGGCCGAGGCCGAATCGGGCGGTCAGGCGCCGGCGGGAGCCCAGTGA
- the coxB gene encoding cytochrome c oxidase subunit II, whose amino-acid sequence MTIFKLACAALVLGTITAVIMLIPNWNGPGASTAAGPIDTLLDVMIVISSYVFMIVMVPLAYALWRWRAKPGDESDGEPIHGNTRLEIAWTAIPTIIVLSAAIYSWIVLEDIEAAEDPLPIEVTAQQYAWSFSYPEEGKVAEELHVPVGQQIALELRTLDVIHSFWVPEWRIKRDLVRQAGTPSADIDDDVVVTPTEEGTFTLVCTELCGYGHATMRANVVVESEEDYEAWLAEQEDIEEPTEGAASAGADATSGEEPPADLGALESEEQ is encoded by the coding sequence GTGACCATTTTCAAGCTCGCCTGCGCCGCCCTCGTCCTCGGGACGATCACCGCCGTGATCATGCTGATCCCGAACTGGAACGGCCCGGGCGCCTCGACCGCGGCCGGCCCGATCGACACGCTGCTCGATGTGATGATCGTGATCTCCTCCTACGTCTTCATGATCGTCATGGTCCCGCTCGCCTACGCCCTCTGGCGCTGGCGCGCGAAGCCGGGCGACGAGTCCGACGGCGAGCCGATCCACGGCAACACGAGGCTCGAGATCGCCTGGACCGCGATTCCGACGATCATCGTGCTCTCCGCCGCGATCTACTCCTGGATCGTGCTCGAGGACATCGAGGCGGCCGAGGACCCGCTGCCGATCGAGGTCACCGCCCAGCAGTACGCCTGGAGCTTCTCCTACCCCGAGGAGGGCAAGGTCGCCGAGGAGCTCCACGTCCCGGTGGGCCAGCAGATCGCGCTCGAGCTGCGCACGCTCGACGTCATCCACTCCTTCTGGGTCCCTGAGTGGCGGATCAAGCGCGACCTCGTCCGCCAGGCCGGCACCCCGTCGGCCGACATCGACGACGACGTCGTCGTCACCCCGACCGAGGAAGGAACCTTCACTCTCGTGTGCACGGAGCTTTGCGGCTACGGCCACGCGACGATGCGCGCGAACGTCGTGGTCGAGTCCGAGGAGGACTACGAAGCATGGCTCGCCGAGCAGGAAGACATCGAAGAGCCCACTGAGGGCGCCGCGAGCGCAGGCGCCGACGCAACGAGCGGCGAGGAGCCCCCGGCTGACCTCGGCGCCCTCGAGAGCGAGGAGCAGTAG
- a CDS encoding glycosyltransferase family 4 protein produces MRVLIFHAFLLRGTGSNVYNASLAPALARLGHEVHLFSQDRNAGALGWIDREIVFDGTRPAELPDELGAPGTVTAWRPDIGGLLPVYVHDEYEGFRVKTYSKLTDDELDRYLGANVGAIRSVVRLIGGVDAALANHEVMGPAICAQAGLGRDAGGPGFAVKVHGSALEYTVKPEPERFLPYALEGMRAASGILVGSRHTAESLWTALDDPEIEAKTRLGPPGVDTTLFAPLPAGDRAAAMNEFAAELEVQAADEAERGVEGSAAAWGRDPARAARAISDLADASFERVVFVGKLIVSKGVDLLLAAWPLVLASNPRARLCVVGFGEYAGGLERLWAALSTDDLETARELARIGRGAEGGEEAPLRILSGFLADPPPGYLDAAAAGAGSVAFAGRLEHDEVARVVPACEAIVFPSTFPEAFGMVAAEAASAGVLPVSADHSGMAEVSRELRAALPPEVADLVAFPLGLGSVTAIAERLQAWLATPPGERAAVGEQLRETVARIWSWERVAEDLIAASHGDIDGLARVPSA; encoded by the coding sequence ATGCGCGTCCTGATCTTCCACGCGTTCCTGCTCCGCGGGACCGGCTCGAACGTCTACAACGCCAGCCTCGCTCCCGCGCTCGCCCGGCTCGGCCACGAGGTCCACCTGTTCTCCCAGGACCGAAACGCCGGCGCGCTCGGCTGGATCGACCGCGAGATCGTCTTCGACGGGACCCGACCCGCCGAGCTGCCGGACGAGCTCGGCGCGCCGGGGACCGTCACCGCCTGGCGCCCCGACATCGGCGGCCTGCTGCCCGTCTACGTCCACGACGAGTACGAGGGCTTCCGGGTCAAGACCTACTCGAAGCTCACGGACGACGAGCTCGACCGCTACCTCGGCGCCAACGTCGGCGCGATCCGAAGCGTCGTCCGCCTGATCGGCGGCGTCGACGCCGCGCTCGCCAACCACGAGGTGATGGGACCGGCGATCTGCGCCCAGGCCGGCCTCGGCCGCGATGCGGGCGGTCCCGGGTTCGCGGTCAAGGTCCACGGCTCGGCCCTCGAGTACACCGTGAAGCCCGAGCCCGAGCGCTTCCTGCCCTACGCGCTCGAGGGGATGCGCGCGGCCTCCGGGATCCTCGTCGGTTCGCGCCACACCGCCGAATCGCTCTGGACCGCGCTCGACGATCCGGAGATCGAGGCGAAGACCAGGCTCGGGCCGCCCGGGGTCGACACCACGCTGTTCGCGCCGCTCCCCGCCGGCGACCGCGCCGCCGCGATGAACGAGTTCGCCGCCGAGCTCGAGGTCCAGGCCGCCGATGAGGCGGAGCGCGGGGTGGAGGGGTCGGCAGCGGCCTGGGGTCGCGACCCGGCCCGAGCCGCCCGCGCGATATCCGATCTCGCCGACGCGAGCTTCGAGCGCGTCGTCTTCGTCGGCAAGCTGATCGTCTCGAAGGGCGTCGACCTGTTGCTCGCCGCCTGGCCGCTCGTCCTCGCCTCGAACCCGCGGGCGCGGTTGTGCGTCGTCGGCTTCGGCGAGTACGCCGGCGGTCTGGAGCGACTGTGGGCGGCGCTGTCGACCGACGACCTCGAAACCGCCCGCGAGCTGGCGCGGATCGGACGCGGCGCCGAAGGCGGGGAGGAGGCACCCCTTCGGATCCTCTCCGGCTTCCTCGCCGACCCGCCGCCCGGCTACCTCGACGCCGCCGCGGCCGGTGCCGGCTCGGTCGCGTTCGCGGGCCGCCTCGAGCACGACGAGGTCGCGCGCGTGGTTCCCGCCTGCGAGGCGATCGTCTTCCCGAGCACGTTTCCCGAGGCGTTCGGCATGGTCGCCGCCGAGGCCGCCTCGGCCGGCGTCCTGCCGGTCTCGGCCGACCACTCCGGGATGGCCGAGGTCAGCCGCGAGCTCCGAGCCGCGCTTCCGCCCGAGGTGGCCGACCTCGTCGCGTTCCCGCTCGGCCTCGGATCGGTCACCGCGATCGCCGAGCGCCTCCAAGCGTGGCTCGCGACACCACCCGGCGAGCGCGCGGCGGTCGGCGAGCAGCTGCGCGAGACCGTGGCGCGGATCTGGAGCTGGGAGCGCGTCGCCGAGGACCTGATCGCCGCCTCGCACGGGGATATCGACGGCCTGGCGCGGGTCCCGAGCGCTTGA
- a CDS encoding ATP-binding cassette domain-containing protein — protein MSAIEATGLEREFKGSVKAVDGVDLEVAEGEIYAFLGPNGAGKTTTVRMLTTLLRPTGGSARVAGYDVVSEDAAVRATIGVALQEAALDPLMTGRELIRLQATLHGMDRAAGRAAAERLLERVDLLGAADRRVGTYSGGMARRLDLASALVHQPKVLFLDEPTTGLDPVSRRGIWEQVAELNREGTTVFLTTQYLEEADQLADRVGIIAGGRIAAEGTPASLKADIGNPHLEVSIAGGDLERAREAAARVGPLRDIEGDRISVELPGGASGVAAVVRALDEAGIAVESLDLVQPSLDDVFVAITGERIDTGEHEALEGQDEPAGAQA, from the coding sequence GTGTCCGCGATCGAGGCAACCGGGTTGGAGCGAGAGTTCAAGGGCTCGGTGAAGGCGGTCGACGGGGTCGACCTCGAGGTCGCCGAGGGCGAGATCTACGCCTTCCTCGGCCCGAACGGCGCCGGCAAGACGACCACCGTCCGGATGCTGACCACGCTTCTGCGCCCGACGGGCGGGTCGGCCCGTGTCGCGGGCTACGACGTCGTCTCCGAGGATGCCGCCGTCCGCGCCACGATCGGCGTCGCGCTCCAGGAGGCCGCGCTGGACCCGCTGATGACCGGCCGCGAGCTGATCCGCCTCCAGGCCACTCTCCACGGCATGGACCGCGCCGCCGGACGCGCCGCCGCCGAGCGCCTGCTCGAGCGCGTCGACCTGCTCGGGGCCGCCGATCGCCGCGTCGGCACCTACTCGGGCGGGATGGCGCGGCGACTCGATCTCGCCTCCGCCCTGGTCCACCAGCCGAAGGTGCTGTTCCTCGACGAGCCCACGACCGGCCTCGACCCCGTCTCGCGGCGCGGGATCTGGGAGCAGGTCGCCGAGCTCAACCGCGAAGGCACGACCGTCTTCCTGACCACGCAGTACCTCGAGGAGGCCGACCAGCTCGCCGACCGCGTCGGGATCATCGCCGGCGGCCGGATCGCCGCCGAGGGCACGCCCGCGTCGCTCAAGGCCGACATCGGCAACCCCCATCTCGAGGTCTCGATCGCGGGCGGCGACCTCGAGCGGGCCCGTGAGGCGGCGGCCCGGGTCGGCCCGCTGCGCGACATCGAGGGCGACCGGATCTCGGTCGAGCTGCCAGGCGGGGCGAGCGGCGTCGCCGCGGTCGTCCGCGCGCTCGACGAGGCCGGGATCGCGGTCGAGTCACTCGACCTCGTCCAGCCGAGCCTCGACGACGTCTTCGTCGCGATCACCGGCGAGCGGATCGACACCGGCGAGCACGAGGCGCTCGAGGGCCAGGACGAGCCCGCCGGGGCCCAGGCCTAG
- a CDS encoding ABC transporter permease codes for MHLRTDLAAVRDLGARSVRQTLRRPQLVAPIIVFPTLLLAVQTGGAGGAVNLPAFPDVDGFLDFMLAGAMIQSALLAGNSGGIAMAVDIESGFTDRLLAAPISRFAIVLGRLAGTAALGLIAVTWYLVVGLAFGARIEEGVPGVALMIVIVVLAAIAFGTLSAALALKTGSASVVQGMFPIVFVILFLSSAFFPADLMLEPAASIAEFNPLSFAVEGVRDPIVSTLTPGDLAAALASVLGVMALGLVLSSLALRSRLARG; via the coding sequence ATGCACCTGCGCACAGACCTCGCAGCGGTCCGCGACCTGGGCGCGCGGTCCGTACGCCAGACCCTTCGCCGGCCTCAGCTCGTCGCACCGATCATCGTCTTCCCCACGCTCCTGCTCGCCGTGCAGACCGGCGGTGCGGGCGGCGCGGTCAACCTGCCCGCGTTCCCCGATGTCGACGGGTTCCTCGACTTCATGCTCGCCGGGGCGATGATCCAGTCGGCGCTGCTCGCCGGGAACTCCGGCGGGATCGCGATGGCGGTCGACATCGAGTCCGGATTCACCGACCGGCTGCTCGCGGCGCCGATCTCCCGCTTCGCGATCGTCCTCGGGCGGCTCGCCGGCACCGCGGCGCTCGGCCTGATCGCCGTCACCTGGTACCTGGTCGTCGGACTCGCCTTCGGCGCCCGGATCGAGGAGGGGGTCCCGGGAGTGGCGCTGATGATCGTCATCGTCGTCCTCGCCGCGATCGCCTTCGGGACGCTGTCGGCGGCGCTGGCGCTCAAGACGGGCAGCGCCTCGGTCGTCCAGGGGATGTTCCCGATCGTCTTCGTGATCCTGTTCCTGAGCTCGGCCTTCTTCCCCGCCGACCTGATGCTCGAGCCGGCCGCGTCGATCGCCGAGTTCAATCCGCTCTCGTTCGCCGTCGAGGGGGTCCGGGACCCGATCGTCTCGACGCTCACACCGGGCGACCTCGCGGCCGCGCTGGCCTCGGTTCTAGGGGTCATGGCGCTCGGCCTCGTACTCAGCTCGCTCGCCCTGCGCTCGAGGCTGGCCCGCGGATGA
- a CDS encoding ABC transporter permease, whose amino-acid sequence MSAIAAAAPQVGALMSRAKNELIRVPGAAIPGVLAPTIFYLGLNAVFGALTDLRGFGAVDYQSFIIPVSMLQGAGFTGAATGVNLARDIESGWFDRLLASPSPRWVILGGMVAAAAVRSLIPAFFLLVIAFAIGASFPGILGLLIAVVGVMGMSTAAACWGCSLALKFRTQSAAPLMQSGMFVAVLFTSSYAPLALLEPWLRTVAEINPVTQVLEMTRQGFIGPVTFADTWLGLVVLVALIAVLGAFALRGMRRMAD is encoded by the coding sequence ATGAGCGCGATCGCCGCCGCGGCGCCGCAGGTCGGCGCGCTCATGAGCCGGGCGAAGAACGAGCTCATCCGCGTCCCCGGAGCGGCGATCCCCGGCGTGCTGGCGCCGACGATCTTCTACCTCGGCCTGAACGCCGTCTTCGGCGCACTGACCGACTTGCGCGGGTTCGGCGCCGTCGACTACCAGAGCTTCATCATCCCGGTCTCGATGCTCCAGGGCGCGGGGTTCACAGGCGCCGCGACCGGGGTCAACCTCGCTCGCGACATCGAGTCGGGCTGGTTCGACCGCCTGCTCGCATCGCCCTCGCCGCGCTGGGTGATCCTCGGCGGCATGGTCGCCGCGGCCGCTGTTCGCTCGCTGATCCCGGCGTTCTTCCTGCTCGTGATCGCATTCGCGATCGGGGCCTCGTTCCCCGGAATCCTCGGCCTGCTGATCGCGGTCGTCGGAGTGATGGGGATGTCGACGGCGGCGGCGTGCTGGGGCTGCTCGCTGGCGCTCAAGTTCCGCACCCAGTCGGCGGCGCCGCTGATGCAGTCCGGCATGTTCGTCGCGGTCCTGTTCACGAGCTCCTACGCACCGCTGGCGCTGCTCGAGCCCTGGCTTCGCACGGTCGCCGAGATCAACCCGGTCACGCAGGTCCTCGAGATGACCCGCCAGGGGTTCATCGGCCCGGTCACGTTCGCCGACACGTGGCTCGGGCTCGTCGTCCTCGTGGCGCTGATCGCCGTCCTCGGCGCCTTCGCGCTGCGCGGGATGAGGCGGATGGCCGACTGA
- the infA gene encoding translation initiation factor IF-1 — MSKEEKIEMEGEVTEALPNTQFKVTLDNDHEVLGHISGKMRRHYIRILPGDRVKIELSPYDLDRGRITYRYK, encoded by the coding sequence ATGTCGAAGGAAGAGAAGATCGAGATGGAGGGCGAGGTCACCGAGGCCCTGCCCAATACGCAGTTCAAGGTGACGCTCGACAACGACCACGAGGTCCTCGGGCACATCTCGGGCAAGATGCGCCGTCACTACATCCGCATCCTCCCCGGCGACCGCGTCAAGATCGAGCTCTCGCCCTACGACCTCGACCGCGGCCGCATCACCTACCGCTACAAGTAG
- a CDS encoding enoyl-CoA hydratase/isomerase family protein: protein MSDPIRLERDGGVLSLVLDNPPVNLFDAVSWGALEACLDEIEASDARALVWRAEGDIFSGGVDVKDFKAVADSGDPERALEFSKPLIDSARRIERLPIPTLALCQGTCLTAGLEIALACDQLWASESARFGLVEKVVGLSPGMGGTQRFAERAGSARAKEFVFGARLHDAAKLERWNVVNRVVPDDKLRDQGMAYAAELASGPTLAHAMTKRIVRAVAEGGVEEADRITAEHFAALFATEDLKNAVESFLSEGPGKATYEGR, encoded by the coding sequence ATGAGCGATCCGATCCGGCTCGAGCGCGACGGCGGGGTGCTCTCGCTCGTCCTCGACAATCCGCCGGTCAACCTCTTCGACGCGGTCTCGTGGGGAGCGCTCGAGGCCTGTCTCGACGAGATCGAGGCCTCCGATGCCCGGGCACTCGTCTGGCGGGCCGAGGGCGACATCTTCTCCGGCGGCGTCGACGTCAAGGACTTCAAGGCGGTCGCCGACTCCGGCGATCCCGAGCGCGCGCTCGAGTTCTCGAAGCCACTGATCGACTCGGCGAGGCGGATCGAGCGGCTGCCGATCCCGACGCTCGCGCTCTGCCAGGGGACCTGCCTGACGGCCGGTCTCGAGATCGCGCTCGCCTGCGATCAGCTCTGGGCCTCGGAGTCGGCGAGGTTCGGCCTGGTGGAGAAGGTCGTCGGTCTGTCGCCCGGGATGGGCGGGACGCAGCGCTTCGCCGAGCGTGCCGGCTCGGCGCGCGCGAAGGAGTTCGTCTTCGGCGCCCGGCTCCACGACGCCGCGAAGCTCGAGCGCTGGAACGTCGTCAACCGGGTGGTGCCCGACGACAAGCTCCGCGACCAGGGCATGGCCTACGCCGCCGAGCTCGCCTCCGGGCCGACGCTCGCCCATGCGATGACTAAGCGGATCGTGCGCGCGGTCGCCGAGGGCGGGGTGGAGGAGGCCGACCGGATCACCGCCGAGCACTTCGCGGCGCTGTTCGCCACCGAGGATCTCAAGAACGCGGTCGAGTCGTTCCTCTCCGAAGGGCCTGGGAAAGCCACTTACGAGGGCCGCTGA
- a CDS encoding HIT family protein encodes MADDCLFCGIVAGDVPAQIVDSDEHTVAFMDINPATRGHALVVPRRHSSDLLDVDPEDLAHVSRAVKRLAERMSEMLEPDGINLLNCCGEAAWQTVFHLHVHVVPRWSDDPLDLPWIPQPGDSDEIAAAAAQMRGES; translated from the coding sequence ATTGCGGACGACTGCCTGTTCTGCGGGATCGTCGCCGGCGACGTGCCGGCGCAGATCGTCGATTCGGACGAGCACACCGTCGCGTTCATGGACATCAACCCGGCGACGCGCGGTCATGCGCTCGTCGTTCCGAGGCGGCACTCGAGCGACCTGCTCGACGTCGATCCCGAGGATCTCGCGCACGTTTCGCGCGCGGTGAAACGGCTCGCCGAGCGCATGTCCGAGATGCTCGAGCCCGACGGGATCAACCTCCTGAACTGCTGCGGGGAGGCGGCTTGGCAGACCGTCTTCCATCTCCACGTCCACGTGGTGCCGCGCTGGTCGGACGATCCGCTCGACCTGCCGTGGATCCCGCAGCCGGGAGATTCCGACGAGATCGCTGCCGCGGCGGCACAGATGAGAGGTGAGTCATGA
- a CDS encoding HD domain-containing protein → MAPTAGQDLARRVAATPAVAALRSALDPSAEAWVVGGAVRDAALGRPVVDVDLALHGDVERAARTLADATGRHAFELSSEFRTWRVVDREGWSADIAALRADSIEADLGLRDFTLNAVAVPVSGDSVLDPTGGLDDLAEARLRAAGPSAFADDPLRILRGARLAGTLALEIEPETARLANASADRAGEAAGERQLAELRGLICGPDPLRGLDALDELGGTPRVLPELEALKGLEQNPNHHLDAHGHTLAVLAMALEIESDLERFAPGEGERAAALLAEPLADEMTRGEALRFGALVHDWGKPHTRGERDGWIIFPGHDEVGAELIGDAFRRLRSSRALRSHLEALTRHHLRLGFLARERPLPPRTLYAYLAATAPVAADVTLLTVADRLSARGGGATATEAMIEAHLALAAEVMPAALDWHFEGRPASPLDGAALQALGVAPGPRLGGIMEELAAAEFAGELDGDGAAERRARELAAE, encoded by the coding sequence GTGGCCCCGACCGCCGGTCAGGACCTCGCCCGGCGTGTCGCGGCGACGCCGGCCGTCGCGGCGCTTCGCTCCGCGCTCGATCCCTCGGCCGAGGCCTGGGTCGTCGGCGGCGCGGTCCGCGACGCGGCGCTGGGCAGGCCGGTCGTCGACGTCGACCTGGCCCTCCACGGCGACGTCGAGCGCGCCGCCCGGACGCTCGCGGACGCCACCGGGCGCCACGCCTTCGAGCTCTCGAGCGAGTTCAGGACCTGGCGGGTCGTCGATCGCGAGGGCTGGAGCGCCGACATCGCTGCGCTGCGCGCGGACTCGATAGAGGCCGACCTCGGCCTGCGCGACTTCACGCTGAACGCCGTCGCGGTTCCGGTCTCGGGCGACTCCGTCCTCGATCCGACCGGCGGCCTCGACGATCTCGCCGAAGCGCGGCTGCGCGCGGCGGGGCCCTCCGCGTTCGCCGACGACCCGCTGCGGATCCTGCGCGGGGCGCGGCTCGCGGGAACCCTCGCGCTCGAGATCGAACCCGAGACCGCACGGCTGGCGAACGCGAGCGCCGACCGCGCCGGCGAAGCGGCCGGGGAGCGCCAGCTCGCCGAGCTTCGCGGCCTGATCTGCGGTCCGGACCCGCTGCGCGGCCTCGACGCGCTCGACGAGCTCGGCGGAACGCCGCGGGTCCTGCCCGAGCTCGAGGCGCTCAAGGGCCTCGAGCAGAACCCGAACCACCACCTCGACGCCCACGGCCACACGCTCGCCGTGCTGGCGATGGCGCTCGAGATCGAGTCCGACCTCGAGCGCTTCGCCCCCGGCGAGGGCGAGCGCGCGGCCGCGCTCCTCGCCGAGCCGCTCGCCGACGAGATGACGCGCGGTGAGGCGCTTCGCTTCGGCGCGCTCGTCCACGACTGGGGCAAGCCCCACACCCGCGGCGAGCGCGACGGCTGGATCATCTTCCCCGGCCACGACGAGGTCGGCGCCGAGTTGATCGGCGACGCCTTCCGGCGGCTTCGAAGCTCGCGCGCGCTGCGGTCCCACCTCGAGGCGCTGACCCGCCACCACCTGCGGCTCGGGTTCCTGGCCCGCGAGCGACCGCTGCCGCCGCGGACGCTCTACGCGTACCTCGCCGCGACCGCTCCGGTCGCCGCCGACGTGACGCTGCTGACCGTCGCCGACCGCCTTTCGGCGCGCGGGGGAGGGGCCACGGCGACCGAGGCGATGATCGAGGCCCACCTCGCGCTCGCGGCCGAGGTGATGCCGGCGGCGCTCGACTGGCACTTCGAGGGTCGCCCCGCATCCCCACTCGACGGCGCCGCGCTGCAGGCGCTCGGCGTCGCGCCGGGTCCGCGGCTCGGCGGGATCATGGAGGAGCTCGCCGCCGCTGAGTTCGCCGGTGAGCTCGACGGGGACGGCGCCGCCGAGCGCCGCGCCCGCGAGCTCGCGGCCGAATAG